The genomic region GCCGGCCGCCGCAGCCGCAGCCACCGGCAGCACCACCTTGCTCGTCCGCACCAGCGACGGCGGGACGGCCACGGAGCGGCTGGCCGGCGTGAGTGCGGCGAGGGCCAGGGCGACGCTCGTCCATTTCGGCCTCACGCCCACGTTCACCCGGGTCCAGAAGGCCGACTGCGTGAAGCCGGAGGACGCGGTGGTCTCGCTCTCGCCGCATGCCCCGACGGCCGTCCACGCGGGTGACACGGTTCTCGTGACCACCTGCTACCGCTGATCCTGGCGAAACCGACAGACGTAGGACAGAGAGTGGTGGCCCCGTCGGAACCGGGGCCACCGCCCCCCTGCATTCCACCACGCGGCCACCCTGGGATCGAGTGCGTCAGGGCATCGCGCACGCACAACAGGCGGCACACGCCTACGGCTCCCACGCAGCACGCCTGATCGCGGCCAGGCAGGCCTACGGTCGTCGGCACGCCTCACATCGCTCTCGCGCGCCCCATGCGTGCCCTTCGGAGCGGCAAACAGCGGTAGCCACAGGGCCAGAAACTCTCGGCCGATCACTGATCTGCGAGAGATACGCCCAGGTCAGAAGGTATTTGGGCTCCTACCACACCTTGATTCCCAAGGGCAGAGCGCGGGTTCAATTCCCGGAACTCGCTCCACGAAGAAGCCCCAGTCCAGTGGCCCGGGGCTTCTTTGTTGTCTAGACCATTCACGCGACTCCGTGCCCTCAGCGCGCCCTGACTCTCCCGGAATCGGGCACCTGGTCGCGGTCCCTTCCTGGATAATCGACACATGGCATCACCGCCCAGTCTTTCTGATCTCCGCCGGGCCAAATTCGCTCGGCGCCTGCCCGCAGCGCTGTCCGAGCTTTCCGGCCCCGACCACGGCGCAGTGAGTCTTCCGCTCCACCTGGCGTGGTCGGGACTGACCACATTCGACCTCGACCAGCCCCGGCTCCGGATGAGCTACTACCGCATCGTCCTGGCCGAAGGCCAGCACGACGACCTGATCCAGTACCTCAACCGCGACCTTGTCACCACCATGTGGCCCGCTCTTCGCACACTGATCAGTCGCGATATCCGCGAGGTCTGGGAGCACACCTTCCACGAGCTGGCTCCCGGTACCCGGACCGCTGCGTGAACCTCACAGATCTGCACCGGCGTCTGCTCGCTGACGTACTGGCGGTAGGCGGTGCTTACCCCTTGGCTCTTACAGGTGGCTACGCGGTCCAAGCGCACGGGCTGGTGAACCGGCTCAGCCAGGACCTCGACGTCGCAACCGAGAACCCGGATCGCATGGAGGACATTGCTTCTGTGGTGCGCACCGGCCTGGAGCAACGCGGATGGCACGTCAAAGCGCTGGAGACGGATCCACTGTCCGCGCGTCTTGTCGTCACCGATCCCGCCAGCCGTGAAGAGTGCGAGGTCGACATCCTCAAGGAAGCCCTCTGGCGACCCCCTGTACACACCGAACACGGCTTGGTGCTGTCTCTTGAGGATGTCGTCGGCACCAAGGTTCGCGCACTGGCCGACCGCGGACTCGCCAGAGACCTGATCGACGTCAAGGCCGCTATGGACCACTGGAACCCCGTCGAACTCGAAGAACTCGGTCGGCGCCATGCCCGCGACTCGTTCGATCTCAGTGAGCTTCAAGCGCGACTGGGCGGAGCCGACTGGATCGACGACACCGAATTCGCCGCGTACGGGCTCGACGAACAAGCAATCACCGAGCTTCGACAGTGGGCACAGACATGGGCCGACGACATCGGGGAACGGCTCCAGGAGTTGGAGATTCCACAGGAAGACTGAGTACATGACCGCCACCCGCTCGACAAG from Streptomyces sp. NBC_01267 harbors:
- a CDS encoding nucleotidyl transferase AbiEii/AbiGii toxin family protein, which encodes MNLTDLHRRLLADVLAVGGAYPLALTGGYAVQAHGLVNRLSQDLDVATENPDRMEDIASVVRTGLEQRGWHVKALETDPLSARLVVTDPASREECEVDILKEALWRPPVHTEHGLVLSLEDVVGTKVRALADRGLARDLIDVKAAMDHWNPVELEELGRRHARDSFDLSELQARLGGADWIDDTEFAAYGLDEQAITELRQWAQTWADDIGERLQELEIPQED
- a CDS encoding transcriptional regulator, whose translation is MASPPSLSDLRRAKFARRLPAALSELSGPDHGAVSLPLHLAWSGLTTFDLDQPRLRMSYYRIVLAEGQHDDLIQYLNRDLVTTMWPALRTLISRDIREVWEHTFHELAPGTRTAA